CGGCTCTGAGGGCGAGCCAGGAGCCCAGAGACTGACTGAGGTGAGGTGAGGAATGCAGGAGGCCCCTGCAGGTGGGGGACCTGGGGGACAGCCAGAGGCAGACAGAGACTGGGCAAAGCCAGAGAGGCGGGGACAGGTGCAGAGGTGGCACCTGAGACCTGGCACAACAGCAAACTCAGGGGAGCCTGCAGAGAACAAGACCAACTCCAAGGAGAGTTGTGAGGGCAAAGGAGCAGCCAGGGCGCCGCCAAGGTGGCCGGGAGCGGGGCCCACACGCAGGGGCAGCGCTGGGACGGAGGCTCTCATTTCCTCACCCAGCACTTCTTCTAAGCAAGGCATGAGCGGGCTGAGGCAGGAGGAAAGAAGCCCTTGGGTTCTTTGAGTTCAGTTTTGTCTGAGGCACCCTGGAGTCTGGGAGGAAAATGCAGCTTCCAGAAAGGGGCCTGGGGATTCTGAACAGGAGGGCCTGGCTGCAGACCGGGGTGGGCCCCATCTCTCTGGCCATCTGGCTCCTTCCCGCCGTTTCTCAGTCCTCCGGGCTCCTCTGTCTGCCTGGGTCTGTTTCTCCAGCCAGATGTTGCTGAGCCTGCTCCCCTGGCCCCTCTCTCTCCTGATCGTGCCAACCCTGTCTCATGTGCTTCCTCTCCTGACCCCATCTCTCCAGATGCCTCCGACCCCAGAGCAGCCCTCTGGGCACATGGAGGGGCCCCCTGCATCAGAGGCCTCCTCATGGCCCCCGCTGCCCTGCGGGCCCTGTGTCCCCATCATGCTGGCCCTGGCCGCCCTGGCTGCTGTCTTCCTCCTGACCACAGCCGTGTTGGCCGAACGCCTGTTCCGCCGCTCCCTCCGCCCAGACCCCAGCATCTGCGCACCCACCCTGGTCTGGCGCCCGGGAGGAGAGCTATGGATTGAGCCCACGGGCACCCCCCGAGAGCGCTCTGAGGATTGGTATGGCTCCGCGGTCCCCCTGCTGATGGACCGGGCCCCAGACCCACCCACCCAGGGGGGCGCCTTGGAGGCACGAGTGACAGCCCCACCTGCCCCTTCAGCCCCATACTCCCCTCCCAGCTCCTTGGTCCCCCAGACCCCACCAAACGCCCCAACCCGTAGCACCTTCTGGAGGCCCCAGGTCTGGGAGGAGAGGCCCCACACCCCAGGCCTGGTGAGCTGGGCTGAGCCTGAACAGAGGCCAGAGGCCAGTGCGTATCCAGGGAGCCCCCAGGCCCGGAGGCTGCGGCCAGGAAGCCCCGAGCCTGAGTGGGGCCTCCAGCCTCGGGTCACCCTGGAGCAGATCTCAGCTTTCTGGAGGCGTGAAGCCCGGACCAGCGTGAGTTTCTGAATCCCCAGGGCCTGGAGGACTGGCCTTCCAGAGACCCCTGGGGGAGGCCCAACCTCAGAGGGATCCTAAGACCCTGAGGCTCCTGAGAACCTGAGCTGCCAGCTGAGGCCCCGGGAAAGAATGCCCCTCCCAGCCCTTTAACTTCTGGGTTTCGGTTCCCCTGGATCTGGGCCTGGGCAACCTGGGTGTGGACAGAGCCTGCGCTGCGCTGCGGGGCAAGCTCAGAGGTGCCTTTGCTTAGCTGCCCGGGGCGGGGGCTTAGAGAACTGGAGTTGCGGCCATCTCTGGGCCAGAAACTGCCAAGATCACATTCCAGATGACGAACTCAAGGTACCAGACAGACAGGGAATAGCATCAACGCCGCGGATACCACCTTCCTTCAGTGTGTGCCTAAGATGCCGACATCGGATGCAGAAGAACAGAGTGTGGTGATGACAAGGGTCAGCCGTGCTAGCAGGGGATGACGGGAATTCAGCTTCCCAGAGCCACAGCATCCCTC
The sequence above is a segment of the Orcinus orca chromosome 16, mOrcOrc1.1, whole genome shotgun sequence genome. Coding sequences within it:
- the C16H16orf54 gene encoding transmembrane protein C16orf54 homolog; the encoded protein is MPPTPEQPSGHMEGPPASEASSWPPLPCGPCVPIMLALAALAAVFLLTTAVLAERLFRRSLRPDPSICAPTLVWRPGGELWIEPTGTPRERSEDWYGSAVPLLMDRAPDPPTQGGALEARVTAPPAPSAPYSPPSSLVPQTPPNAPTRSTFWRPQVWEERPHTPGLVSWAEPEQRPEASAYPGSPQARRLRPGSPEPEWGLQPRVTLEQISAFWRREARTSVSF